The following nucleotide sequence is from Firmicutes bacterium ASF500.
TGCCCAGGTATGAGGAGGAGGGAAAGACCTCCCTGGTTGTTGCCGTGGGCTGTACGGGCGGGCACCACCGTTCCGTCGCCATCGCCCACGCCCTGGGGGAGAAGATCAGGGCCCAGGGCTGGCCCGTGGCGGAGAGCCACCGGGACCTGGGACGGAACTAGGAGGGATTTCTGATGTCTGAATACCCCACCCTCCAGCAATGGGAGCGGGGCCCGAAAATCGTCGCCATCGGCGGCGGGACAGGGCTGTCCACCATGCTGCGGGGACTGAAACGATATACTCAGAACCTCACCGCCGTCGTCACCGTGGCCGACGACGGGGGCGGCTCCGGGCGGCTGCGCCAGGACCTGAGGATGCCCCCGCCGGGGGACATCCGCCACTGTATGGAGGCCCTGGCCAACACCGAGCCCGTCATGGAGAAGCTGCTGACCTACCGCTTCCCCGAGGGCACCCTGGCGGGGCAGTCCTTCGGCAACCTGCTCCTGGCCGCCCTCAACGGGGTGACCGGCTCCTTCGAGGAGGCGGTCACCGAGATGAGCCACGTGCTGGCTATCACCGGCAAGGTCATCCCGGTGACCAGCGCCGACGTTCAGCTGGAGGCGGTCTTTGAGAACGGAGCCCGGGTGACTGGGGAGTCCCAGATCGCCGCCTTTAAGAAGGAACAGGACTGCCGCATCCACCATGTTGGCCTGATCCCCGACCACCCGAAGGCCACCCCGGCGGCCCTGGAGGCCATTGGGGAGGCCGACCTGATTCTGCTGGGTCCGGGGAGCCTGTACACCAGCGTGATCCCCAATCTGCTGGTGGAGGGTGTGGCCCAGGCGGTGGCCCGGGCGGACGCGCCTAAAATTTACATCTGCAACATCATGACCCAGGAGGGGGAGACGGAGGGCTACACCGCCGCCGACCACCTGGAGGCCCTGCTGGTCCACGGCGCGCCGGGCCTGCTGGATCTGTGTCTGGCCAACACCGCCCCGGTGGACCCGGGTTTATTGGAGAAGTACCGGGAGGAGGATGCCGCCCCCCTGAACGTGGACCGGGAGCGGATTGCCAGGCTGGGGCTGGAGCTGGTGGAGCGGCCGGTGGCCTCGGAACGGGGCAGCTACGCCCGCCACGACCCGGACCGGCTGGCCCGGGCAATTTTAGAGATCTACCGCCGCCGGGCCATGCGCATCTTCCGGGGCGAGCGGCGGTACATTTTGGAGGAGTGACCATGTCCTTTTCGGCGGAAGTGAAAACCGAGCTGTGCCGGGCTCCCCTGAGCCGGAGGTGCTGCGCCCAGGCGGAGGCCTACGGCTCGCTGCTCTACTGCAACACCTTCCGGGGGGACGAGGTGCGGATTGTCACCGAGAACGGAGCCTTCGCCCAGCGCCTGCCCGCCCTGTTCAAAAAGGCCTTTAAGCTGTCCTTCGACCGCCTGCCCCAGGGGGAGGGAAAGCAGGTCTTTGCCGTCACCGACCCGGCCAAGCTAACGGCCATCCACCAGACCTTCGGCGCCGACCGGAACGCCCTGGCCCTCCACCTGAACTTCGCCGCGGTGGAGGAGAGCTGCTGCCGCGCCGCCTTCCTCCGGGGGGCCTTTCTGGCGGGGGGATCGGTCACCGACCCCCGGAAGGGCTATCACCTGGAGCTGGCTACCTCCCACCACAGCGTGAGCCGGGAGGTGCTGGCCCTCATGCGGGAGCTGGGCCAGGAGCCGAAGGCCGCTCAGCGCAAGGGCAACGCGGTGCTCTACTTCAAGCAGAGCGACCGGATTGAGGACTTTCTCACCTGCCTGGGCGCTCCGGTGGCCGCTATGGAGGTGATGAATGCCAAGCTGGAGCGGGACATCCGGGGGAAGGTGAACCGCCGGGTGAACTGCGACGCCGCCAACCTGGACAAGGCGGTGGAGGCCGCGATGTCTCAGGTGGAGGCCATCCGCCGCCTGGAGCGGGAGGGCGTGCTGACCGCCCTGCCGGACAAGCTCCGGGAGGTCGCCGCCCTCCGCCTGGCCCACCCGGAGGACACCCTCTCCCAGCTGGCCGAGCGGTGCGACCCGCCCATCACCAAGTCGGCGCTGAACCACCGCCTGCGCAAGCTGGTGGAGCTGGGGAGGGAGAAGTAGGGGCATTGACGATGAAGAAGGAACCCGCTGTCTGGACATGGGCGACGGCTGGGAGCTGCAAATGTTCTATATGCCGAAAGGATAACGTTAGAATGGGCGGCTCCAGGCCGATACGGGGAGAAACCGCCGCATGGTAAGCTGATGGAAGCCGGGGAAATGTAGGGGCGGATATGATTCGCCCGCTAAAGAAGAGGATATACAGATGGACAAAAGTGAAAAACTGTTTCTTTGGCTGCTGATTGCCATTTTTGGGGCGTTTGCTTTGTTTGTGTGGGGGTATATGTCGATTCAAGAGTATCTCAGCCCCAGCCCGAAAAAAATCCTTTCCCGCATGGAAAGGCGGGACCCGGCGGCCGCCCAGGAGATGATAGATCATTATTCCGAGGATTTGAAAACCGTTGCGGCGGCGGCAGAAATCTTAGAGGACGGCGAGTGGTGCTTCTACCCCTTAAATTATATTGTTGGTTCCTACAACTCTGACTGGTATGAGGAGAATGTACTGCACAAGATACCTGAAGAGCTGTTGGATGTTCTGCGGTCAATGGAAGAAAAATATCCAGAGTGCAAGAAAGATCTTGAGATGCGCAAAGGACAGGTCGGTATTGGACTGATGAATGACAGCAAAGGATTTTCCATTCTTTGTTATCCAGGAGGAAGTCTGATGAGCTATTCTAAGATCAACAATGAGGAAGGAACCCGCTGCCTGGACATGGGCGACGGCTGGGAGCTCCAAATGTACTATGCGCCGAAAGGGTAGTGAACTGCTGCGCAAGCTGGCGGAGCTGGGGAGGGGGAAGCATGGACAAGGCTGGAAAAGACGGGCGGAGCCCGGTGCTTCCCATCGTATTGAAGGACTCGGCTGATATGCTGATGGTTGGCCTGTTGTGTTGCGGCTTCTTTTGCTTGGTCATGCTTCTGTTCGGGCTGATGATGGGCTCCTGGTCCGTTTGCGGCCTATCAGCCCTGTTCCTGACTGTATATGGGACGATTTTGTATTGTCAGAAGCGCAGGGCGTTCATATTTGAGCGGGACCAGGTGACGGTCCAGACCGCCTTTTCTCAGGTGAGCTATTCGTATGAGGGGATGGACGCCTTGATCTGCCGTTCGGTGACCATGAGCCGGGCGCGCGGTAATTGGCCGGCCCGGCCCGCCCTGGCCCTGCGCCGCGAGGGGAAGGCGCTGGTCTGGGTGCCGCTCTCCTGGCGCGTTGTGCCGGAATTTCAACAGGCCGTGGCCTGGGTGGAGCAGCTGCCCATTCCCAGGCGTTACATTTAATCGGGCGGCCCAGGCCGCCCTTACAGAAAAAGAGAAAAGGAGAAAAAGATTATGACTAACTGCACCTTCCGTCCCGCCGTGCCGGGGGATGAGGAACTGATTCTGAGCTTCATCCGCGCTCTGGCGGATTACGAGCACATGTCCGACCAGGTGATAGCCACTCCGGAAATTCTGCGGGAGTGGCTCTTTGAGAAAAAGACGGCGGAGGTCATTTTCGCCGAGGCGGAGGGGAAAGCGGTGGGCTACGCCCTGTTTTTCCACAATTTCTCCACCTTCCTGGGCCGGGCGGGCATCTATCTGGAGGACCTGTTCGTCCTCCCCGAGGAGCGGGGAAGCGGCTATGGAAAAGCCCTCTTGAAGGAGCTGGCCCGGATCACTGTGGAGCGGGGCTGCGGCCGGCTGGAGTGGGCGTGTCTCGACTGGAACCAGCCCTCCATCGACTTCTACACCAAGAAAATGCGCGCCGTCCCCATGGACGAGTGGACGGTGTACCGCCTGACAGGGGAGACCCTCTCCAGAGCCGCACAGCCTGAGTAGGCGCACAAAAGGCCCCTTTTCCCCGCAAGGGGGACGCCGCATCCGTAAGGCGGCAAAGCCGCCAACGGCTGCGCAGTGAAAGGGGCTGTCAGCGGAGCTGACTGAGGATTGCGTTCGGCGAAGCCGAACATACGAAGTAAACAAGGATTTGCAGAGACCTCGTATACTTCGTATATTTTGCTTCGCAAAATGCAATCCTCCGTCACGGCCCTTCGGGCCGCGCCACCTCCTTTCAAAAGGAGGCTTGCCGCCTGCGGGCGGGACGAGGGGGATACCATGCCCAAACGTTATGAATTTCACAGCAAGCTGTCTCCGGAGGAGATATATGTCCGGTTGCGGGCCTATGCGAAACCAGGTGGTGTGTCCTATTCCGGGGACGATACATTCAGGTATAGACAGAAGCAGGACCGATTTTGGCTTGTTTACACCGGAAAGCTGCCCGCCAATGGTGTCATTCCCTTCCAGGCAAAGGTGAAAAACGAGGATGATGGGAGCCTGATCTCCGGCGGCTTTTTCCTGTGGTGCAGCTTTGGCCGGACCTTTTTGATCCTTGGCCTGATCGTCTTTATCCTAATGCAATTTACCGGAGTGCCTGTAGTGGTAGGATCAATTATGATCGTCTTATGGCTGCTGATATGCGCTGGGCTGATATCTTGGGTGAACGCGATATTTTTTAAGAAGTGGCGGCAAGCCGTACTGGACTTTATCCAGCGGCATCTGTTGGAGTGAGATAGAGAAAGAGGAGGAACTGACCATGTCCTTTGTCCACTTACACTTACATACTGAATTTTCCCTGCTGGACGGCGCCTGCCGGATCAAGAAGCTGGTGGAGCGGGTGAAGGACCTGGGGCAAGAGGCGGTGGCGATTACGGACCACGGCTGTATGTACGGGGTGATCGACTTCTACCGGGCCTGCAGGGCGGCGGGGGTGAAGCCCATCATCGGCTGTGAGGTCTACGTGGCCCCCCGGGGCCGGATCCGCTTCCAGAAGGTCCACGAGTTCGACGCCGAGTCCTGGCATCTGGTTCTCCTGTGCCGGAACGAGGAGGGCTACCGCAACCTGTCCTACATGGTCTCAAAGGCCTATCTGGAGGGCTTTTACATCAAGCCCCGGATCGACATGGACCTGCTCCGGGAGCACACCGGGGGGCTGATCGCCTGCTCGGCCTGTCTGGGCGGGGAGCTTCCCCGTCTGCTGCTGGCGGAGGAGTATGACAAGGCCAAGGAGGTCGCCCTGGAGATGCGGGGACTGTTCGGCGAGGACGGCTATTACCTGGAGCTCCAGGACCACGGCATCGCCGCCCAGAAGCGGGTGAACGCCGGCCTTATCCGCCTCAGCGAGGAGACAGGCATCCCCCTCATCGCCACCAATGACGCCCACTACCTCCGGCGGGAGGACGCGGAGATGCAGGACATCCTCATGTGCATCCAGACGGGCAAGACCCTGGACGACCCCAACCGGATGAAGTTCGAGACGAAGGAATTTTTTGTCAAATCAGAGGAGGAGATGGCCGCCCTCTTCCCCGGCCACCCCGAGGCCATTGAAAACACGGCAAAAATCGCGGAATTGTGCAATCTGGACTTTGAGTTCGGCAAATACCACCTGCCCCTGTTCCAGCTCCCCGAGGGCTGGACCGACGGGGACGCCTACTTTGAGAAGCTCTGTCTGGACGGCTTCGCCCAGCGGTATCCGGACCAGCCGGAGGCGTATTTGAAGCAGCTGCGCTATGAGATGGACATGATCCGCAAAATGGGCTTTGTGGACTACTTCCTCATCGTCTCCGACTTCATCGGCTTTGCCAAGGGCCAGGGCATCCCGGTGGGACCGGGGCGGGGGTCGGCGGCGGGGTCCATGGTGTCCTACTGCCTGAACATCACCGACCTGGACCCCATGAAGTACGGACTGTACTTCGAGCGCTTCCTCAACCCGGAGCGGGTGTCTATGCCCGATATCGACATCGACTTCTGCATCCGCCGGAGGCAGGAGGTCATCGACTACGTCAACCGGAAGTACGGCGCGGACCATGTGGCCCAGATCGTCACCTTCGGCACCATGGCCGCCCGGGGCTCCGTCCGGGACGTGGGCCGGGTGCTGGGGGTGCCCTACGGCGAGGTGGACGCCCTGGCGAAGCTGATCCCCAGCGGCCCGGGGGCCCTGCATATCACTCTGGAGGACTCCCTAAAGCTGTCCAAGCAGCTCAAGGACGCCTACGACGGCGACCCCAGCACCAAAAAGCTCATCGACACGGCAATGGCAATCGAGGGGATGCCCCGCAACACCTCCACCCACGCCGCCGGAGTGGTCATCACCCGCCGGCCGGTGGTGGACTACGTCCCCCTGGCCTCCAACGACGGCCTGCCTGTCACCCAGTACATCATGACCACTTTGGAGGAGCTGGGGCTGCTGAAAATGGACTTCCTGGGCCTGCGCAACCTGACCATTCTGGACGACGCGGTGAGGATGGTCCGGGAGCGGGAGCCCGGCTTCTCCCTCCGGGACGTGCCGGACAACGACCCGGCCACCATGGCGATGCTGTCCGAGGGCAAGACCGCCGGGGTGTTTCAGCTGGAGTCCGCCGGTATGACCGGCGTGTGCGTGGGGCTGAAACCCAAGAGCGTGGAGGACATCTGTGCCGTCATCGCCCTGTACCGGCCCGGGCCCATGGACTCTATCCCCCGGTTCCTGGCCTGTGCCCAGAACCCGGAGAAGGTGACCTATAAACACCCCTCCCTGGTGCCCATCCTGTCCAATACCTACGGCTGTATCGTCTATCAGGAGCAGGTCATCCGCATTTTCCAGGACCTGGCGGGCTACTCTCTGGGCCAGGCGGACATGGTGCGCCGGGCCATGAGCAAGAAGAAGGTCAAGGAGATCGAGAAGGAGCGGGAGTCCTTCCTCCACGGCGACCCGGCCCGGGGGATCACCGGCTGTGTGGCCAACGGCGTGGACGAGAGCGCCGCCCAGGCCATCTATGACGAGATGTATGATTTTGCCAACTACGCCTTCAACAAGGCCCACTCGGTGGCCTATGCCGTGGTGGCCTATCAGACCGCCTGGTTCAAGTGCCGCCACCCCAAAGAGTATATGGCCGCTCTGCTCACTTCGGTGCTGGACTCCACTGAGAAGGTGGCCGAGTACATCGCCGAGTGCCGGGACATGGGCATCCCCCTTCTGCCCCCTGACGTGAATCAGTCCGGGGCCG
It contains:
- the dnaE gene encoding DNA polymerase III subunit alpha; protein product: MSFVHLHLHTEFSLLDGACRIKKLVERVKDLGQEAVAITDHGCMYGVIDFYRACRAAGVKPIIGCEVYVAPRGRIRFQKVHEFDAESWHLVLLCRNEEGYRNLSYMVSKAYLEGFYIKPRIDMDLLREHTGGLIACSACLGGELPRLLLAEEYDKAKEVALEMRGLFGEDGYYLELQDHGIAAQKRVNAGLIRLSEETGIPLIATNDAHYLRREDAEMQDILMCIQTGKTLDDPNRMKFETKEFFVKSEEEMAALFPGHPEAIENTAKIAELCNLDFEFGKYHLPLFQLPEGWTDGDAYFEKLCLDGFAQRYPDQPEAYLKQLRYEMDMIRKMGFVDYFLIVSDFIGFAKGQGIPVGPGRGSAAGSMVSYCLNITDLDPMKYGLYFERFLNPERVSMPDIDIDFCIRRRQEVIDYVNRKYGADHVAQIVTFGTMAARGSVRDVGRVLGVPYGEVDALAKLIPSGPGALHITLEDSLKLSKQLKDAYDGDPSTKKLIDTAMAIEGMPRNTSTHAAGVVITRRPVVDYVPLASNDGLPVTQYIMTTLEELGLLKMDFLGLRNLTILDDAVRMVREREPGFSLRDVPDNDPATMAMLSEGKTAGVFQLESAGMTGVCVGLKPKSVEDICAVIALYRPGPMDSIPRFLACAQNPEKVTYKHPSLVPILSNTYGCIVYQEQVIRIFQDLAGYSLGQADMVRRAMSKKKVKEIEKERESFLHGDPARGITGCVANGVDESAAQAIYDEMYDFANYAFNKAHSVAYAVVAYQTAWFKCRHPKEYMAALLTSVLDSTEKVAEYIAECRDMGIPLLPPDVNQSGADFTVVEEGIRFGLVALKGVGRNFIANLLSEREKNGPFAGFMDFCDRLFDQDMNRRMLESLIKSGAFDAMGCRRSQLMQIYGQVLDGIAAARKRNLEGQLDLFGFGGGEEESAPLPDLVLPDLPEYTPQELMTMEKETTGLYLSGHPMDQYRELVKGFGAVTIGSILSDFAREEGPQVYRDDQRVSIAGVISTYRTRTTRNNTLMAYVNLEDDTASMELICFSRTLNECGGYIRENSAILAAGKISVRDDKEPQLMVDSIRPLSNLEEAAGGGQTLYLRLPSREDPRLRKVRLALSFFPGESQVVLYFADCKKRVGSRCEIHPALLKDLKERLGEENVVVK
- a CDS encoding Gluconeogenesis factor, translated to MSEYPTLQQWERGPKIVAIGGGTGLSTMLRGLKRYTQNLTAVVTVADDGGGSGRLRQDLRMPPPGDIRHCMEALANTEPVMEKLLTYRFPEGTLAGQSFGNLLLAALNGVTGSFEEAVTEMSHVLAITGKVIPVTSADVQLEAVFENGARVTGESQIAAFKKEQDCRIHHVGLIPDHPKATPAALEAIGEADLILLGPGSLYTSVIPNLLVEGVAQAVARADAPKIYICNIMTQEGETEGYTAADHLEALLVHGAPGLLDLCLANTAPVDPGLLEKYREEDAAPLNVDRERIARLGLELVERPVASERGSYARHDPDRLARAILEIYRRRAMRIFRGERRYILEE
- the whiA gene encoding putative cell division protein WhiA, with protein sequence MSFSAEVKTELCRAPLSRRCCAQAEAYGSLLYCNTFRGDEVRIVTENGAFAQRLPALFKKAFKLSFDRLPQGEGKQVFAVTDPAKLTAIHQTFGADRNALALHLNFAAVEESCCRAAFLRGAFLAGGSVTDPRKGYHLELATSHHSVSREVLALMRELGQEPKAAQRKGNAVLYFKQSDRIEDFLTCLGAPVAAMEVMNAKLERDIRGKVNRRVNCDAANLDKAVEAAMSQVEAIRRLEREGVLTALPDKLREVAALRLAHPEDTLSQLAERCDPPITKSALNHRLRKLVELGREK